The following proteins come from a genomic window of Populus alba chromosome 12, ASM523922v2, whole genome shotgun sequence:
- the LOC118060682 gene encoding mitochondrial metalloendopeptidase OMA1 has translation MGCYRKAKLALDALRSYTSKIVTRPSVEESAFSRIYQDRSLSSASNPAKFSGLSKSCNFYQRFGPGSQMGVNKINYNPFLGNGIGAKRFYYVDRYRVQHFKPRGPKRWFRNPRTVLIVVLVGSGAFITVYYGNLETVPYTKRTHFVLLSKTMERKMGETQFEQMKAAFKGKMLPALHPESVRMRLIAQDIIDALQRGLKREQVWSDMGYASQESDTAHEASAHETLKALSEREEKIEGKWYKEDEILDDNWVQQCRKKEKGLKADASHLDGLNWEILVVNEPVVNAFCLPGGKIVVFTGLLEHFRTDAEIATIIGHEVGHAVARHAAEGITKNLWVAILQLILYQFIMPDIANAMSVLFLRLPFSRRMEIEADYVGLLLMASAGYDPRIAPRVYEKLGKLTGDSALRDYLSTHPSGKRRAQLLAQAQVMEEALHIYRDKIAGRGDEGFFL, from the exons ATGGGGTGTTACAGGAAAGCAAAACTAGCTCTTGATGCTTTGAGAAGCTACACGTCGAAGATTGTTACAAGACCTTCAGTTGAAGAATCAGCTTTCTCAAGAATTTATCAAGATCGGTCTTTGAGTTCTGCTTCAAATCCAGCTAAGTTTTCTGGGCTCTCAaaaagttgtaatttttatcaaagatttgggcCTGGTTCTCAAATGGgcgttaataaaattaattataatcctTTTCTTGGTAATGGTATTGGTGCAAAGAGATTTTATTATGTTGATAGGTATCGTGTACAACATTTTAAGCCTAGAGGGCCTAAGAGGTGGTTTAGGAATCCAAGAACtgttttgattgttgttttggTTGGTTCTGGTGCTTTTATTACTGTTTATTATGGTAATTTAGAGACTGTACCTTATACAAAAAGAACGCATTTTGTGCTTTTGTCAAAGACAATGGAGAGGAAGATGGGCGAGACTCAATTTGAGCAAATGAAAGCGGCTTTTAAGGGGAAGATGTTGCCTGCATTACACCCTGAAAGTGTTAGGATGCGTTTGATTGCACAGGATATTATTGATGCTTTGCAAAGAGGGTTGAAGCGTGAGCAAGTTTGGAGTGATATGGGGTATGCATCGCAGGAGAGTGATACGGCGCATGAGGCAAGTGCTCATGAGACTTTGAAGGCTTTgagtgagagagaagagaaaattgaGGGGAAGTGGTATAAAgaagatgaaattcttgatgatAATTGGGTTCAACAAtgtagaaagaaagagaaagggtTGAAAGCAGATGCTTCACATCTGGATGGATTGAATTGGGAGATCTTGGTTGTTAATGAGCCTGTTGTTAATGCTTTTTGTTTGCCAGGGGGGAAGATTGTTGTGTTTACTGGATTGCTTGAGCATTTTAGAACTGATGCAGAGATAGCTACCATTATTGGGCACGAG GTCGGGCATGCTGTGGCACGACATGCAGCAGAAGGAATCACAAAGAATTTGTGGGTTGCCATTTTGCAACTCATTTTGTACCAGTTTATCATGCCTGATATTGCAAATGCAATGTCGGTTCTGTTTTTGAGGCTACCTTTCTCCCGAAG GATGGAGATTGAAGCAGATTACGTTGGATTATTATTGATGGCTTCTGCAGGATATGATCCTCGCATAGCACCTAGAGTGTATGAGAAATTGGGAAAGCTCACCGGAGATTCAGCACTCAGAGATTATCTTTCTACCCATCCATCTGGAAAGCGGAGAGCTCAATTGCTTGCCCAAGCTCAAGTCATGGAAGAAGCACTTCATATTTACAGAGACAAGATAGCAGGACGTGGGGATGAaggttttttcctttaa
- the LOC118060681 gene encoding cationic amino acid transporter 1: protein MVGGLSHGDHQEGGDQEGMRRRRGCGCSCTKNDFLPEESFQSIGNYLQALKETPMRFKDRLLTRSLDSTELHEIKSRSEHEMKKNLTWWDLIWFGIGAVIGAGIFVLTGLEAREHAGPAVVLSYVVSGVSAMLSVFCYTEFAVEIPVAGGSFAYLRVELGDFMAFIAAGNIILEYVIGGAAVARSWTSYFATLCNHKPDDFRIIAHSLPEDYGHLDPIAVFVCAAICVLAVLSTKGSSRFNYVASIIHVVVILFIIVAGLAKADTKNYADFSPNGARGIFVASAVLFFAYIGFDAVATMAEETRNPARDIPIGLVGSMSITTIAYCLMAVTLCLMVPYTKIDVDAPFSVAFETVGWGWAKYIVAAGALKGMTTVLLVSAVGQARYLTHIARTHMMPPWLAHVNGRTGTPVNATIVMLAATAIVGFFTKLDILSNLLSISTLFIFMLVALALLVRRYYVSGITTQEHRVRLIMCIVAILGSSIATAVIWGTADEDSWLGYVITIPLWFCATLALKLLVPQARDPKLWGVPLVPWLPSASILINIFLLGSIDKKSFIRFAAWTGFLLVYYFLFGLHASYDTAKASGENKVEDGLKNVEEGAVPSRNGS from the exons ATGGTAGGTGGCCTTTCCCATGGGGATCATCAAGAAGGTGGGGACCAAGAGgggatgaggaggaggaggggatGTGGATGCAGCTGTACAAAGAACGATTTCTTGCCGGAGGAATCGTTTCAAAGCATTGGAAATTATCTTCAAGCACTTAAAGAAACTCCCATGAGGTTCAAGGACAGGCTCCTGACTCGATCCTTGGACTCGACCGAGCTCCATGAGATCAAATCCAGGAGTGAACACGAGATGAAGAAAAACCTTACTTGGTGGGATCTCATATGGTTTGGCATCGGTGCTGTAATCGGTGCTGGCATTTTCGTGCTCACGGGACTTGAGGCTAGAGAACATGCTGGCCCTGCAGTTGTCTTGTCTTACGTTGTTTCCGGCGTTTCTGCCATGCTTTCTGTCTTCTGTTACACTGAGTTTGCCGTGGAAATTCCCGTTGCAG GTGGTTCTTTTGCTTATTTGAGGGTAGAGCTAGGTGACTTCATGGCCTTCATTGCTGCTGGCAACATAATACTTGAGTATGTCATTGGTGGTGCTGCTGTTGCTAGGTCATGGACATCCTACTTTGCCACTCTTTGCAACCACAAACCAGATGACTTCCGAATCATAGCCCACAGCCTTCCCGAGGACTATGGCCACCTTGATCCCATTGCTGTTTTTGTTTGTGCTGCCATTTGTGTCCTTGCGGTCCTTAGTACCAAGGGCTCGTCACGCTTCAATTATGTTGCTTCCATCATCCATGTTGTCGTGATCCTCTTCATCATTGTTGCTGGTCTTGCCAAAGCAGACACGAAAAATTACGCAGATTTTTCTCCCAATGGAGCCCGTGGTATTTTTGTGGCTTCAGCTGTGCTCTTCTTTGCTTATATTGGATTTGACGCTGTTGCCACCATGGCAGAAGAAACCAGGAACCCTGCTAGAGATATCCCGATCGGTCTCGTTGGCTCAATGTCCATAACTACAATAGCATATTGTTTGATGGCAGTAACATTGTGCTTGATGGTACCGTACACGAAGATTGATGTGGATGCCCCATTTTCCGTAGCCTTCGAAACCGTAGGTTGGGGTTGGGCGAAGTACATTGTGGCAGCTGGTGCATTGAAGGGCATGACTACAGTCCTGCTCGTTTCTGCTGTAGGGCAGGCGCGGTATCTCACGCATATTGCACGCACTCACATGATGCCACCTTGGTTAGCTCACGTTAATGGGAGGACTGGCACCCCGGTAAATGCCACCATTGTCATGCTTGCTGCGACTGCTATCGTTGGCTTTTTCACCAAGCTTGATATTCTGTCCAACCTTCTTTCCATCTCCACACTGTTTATCTTCATGCTTGTGGCTTTGGCTCTTCTCGTTCGCCGCTACTATGTTAGTGGTATCACAACACAAGAACACCGCGTCAGGCTCATCATGTGCATTGTGGCCATTCTTGGTTCTTCAATAGCGACGGCTGTTATTTGGGGTACTGCTGATGAAGATAGCTGGCTTGGGTATGTGATCACGATACCATTATGGTTCTGTGCTACTTTAGCACTCAAGCTTCTTGTTCCACAAGCAAGGGATCCAAAATTATGGGGTGTTCCGTTGGTGCCATGGCTACCATCTGCTTCGATTCTCATCAACATTTTCCTCTTGGGATCAATAGATAAGAAATCATTTATAAGATTTGCTGCATGGACTGGATTTTTGTTGGTATACTACTTTCTATTTGGATTGCATGCCTCCTATGACACAGCCAAGGCATCAGGAGAGAACAAGGTTGAGGATGGTCTCAAGAATGTTGAAGAAGGTGCTGTCCCTTCCCGGAATGGTTCATGA
- the LOC118060680 gene encoding alpha-L-fucosidase 1: protein MAKLWCLLSIITLLQVSKPVISRHEVTTPPLPILPLPSSSQLKWQERELIMFLHFGVNTFTDSEWGTGHENPAIFNPGELNANQWVNVAAEAGFSLMILTAKHHDGFCLWPSKYTDHSVASSPWKNGRGDVVQELVNAARAREGIDVGLYLSPWDRHDKRYGHDLQYNEYYLAQLQELLNKYGSVREIWFDGAKGSNVPNMSYYFSDWFSMVKELQTSINIFSDAGPDVRWVGNEKGFAGSTCWSTINRTSLSIGNGSIVDYLNTGDSKGTDWLPAECDVSIREGWFWHKSESPKRLSVLLDIYYKSVGRNCVLLFNVPPNTTGLISENDVQRLKDFRGAIDTIFSTNLAESCFVRASSQRGGEDGDFGPENVLDGDHLWTYWAPKDEESEDNWIEFKCIDKLRFNVIRIQEAIGLGQRIKQHEVHVDGRKVAKGTTVGHKRLHRLEKGVVKGQIVRIKILKSRAVPLISSIGLHYDPFWHPNET, encoded by the exons ATGGCCAAGTTGTGGTGCCTTTTGAGCATAATCACATTGCTTCAAGTTTCAAAACCTGTCATCTCAAGACATGAAGTCACCACACCTCCATTACCAATCCTACCATTACCATCATCTTCTCAATTGAAATGGCAGGAAAGGGAACTCATAATGTTTCTTCACTTTGGTGTCAATACATTCACTGATTCTGAATGGGGCACTGGCCATGAAAACCCTGCTATTTTCAATCCAGGTGAGCTTAATGCTAACCAGTGGGTCAATGTTGCAGCAGAAGCTGGGTTTTCTCTCATGATATTGACTGCAAAACATCATGATGGTTTTTGCTTATGGCCTAGTAAGTACACTGACCATTCTGTGGCAAGCAGTCCATGGAAAAACGGGCGTGGAGATGTTGTTCAAGAGCTTGTCAACGCTGCCAGGGCTCGCGAAGGGATTGATGTGGGACTGTATCTTTCTCCATGGGATAGGCATGATAAAAGATATGGTCATGATTTGCAGTACAATGAATACTACTTGGCTCAATTGCAAGAACTTCTTAACAA GTATGGGAGTGTTAGGGAGATATGGTTTGATGGAGCAAAAGGATCAAATGTACCAAACATGTCATACTATTTCTCGGATTGGTTTTCAATGGTGAAAGAGCTGCAAACTTCCATCAACATATTTTCTGATGCCGGCCCGGATGTCAGATGGGTTGGAAATGAAAAGGGATTTGCAGGAAGTACATGTTGGTCCACCATTAACAGGACCTCACTTTCAATCGGAAATGGAAGCATCGTCGA CTATCTCAACACTGGTGATTCGAAAGGGACAGATTGGCTGCCGGCAGAATGTGATGTTTCCATCCGAGAAGGATGGTTTTGGCATAAATCAGAATCACCAAAGAGGTTAAGCGTCTTACTTGACATCTATTACAAGTCGGTAGGACGAAACTGTGTGCTCTTATTCAATGTGCCTCCCAACACAACCGGCCTTATATCCGAGAATGATGTACAGAGACTAAAAGACTTCCGAGGTGCAATCGACACCATTTTTTCTACAAATTTGGCTGAGAGTTGCTTTGTAAGAGCTAGCAGCCAAAGAGGGGGGGAGGATGGCGATTTCGGACCCGAAAACGTGCTAGATGGAGACCATTTGTGGACTTATTGGGCACCAAAAGACGAAGAGTCGGAAGATAATTGGATCGAGTTCAAATGTATTGATAAATTGAGATTTAATGTTATTAGGATTCAAGAAGCAATTGGTCTTGGTCAAAGGATCAAACAACATGAAGTTCATGTAGACGGGAGGAAGGTTGCTAAAGGGACTACAGTGGGGCACAAGAGGCTACATAGACTTGAAAAGGGAGTCGTCAAGGGTCAAATTGTGAGGATTAAGATTCTAAAATCAAGAGCAGTGCCATTGATCTCTTCCATTGGTTTGCATTACGACCCTTTTTGGCACCCAAATGAGACATGA